The proteins below are encoded in one region of Engraulis encrasicolus isolate BLACKSEA-1 chromosome 1, IST_EnEncr_1.0, whole genome shotgun sequence:
- the bglapl gene encoding bone gamma-carboxyglutamate (gla) protein, like, with translation MKTFAILTICAVLSVSWSYQYQDMAAEPIVEASSDPGAAAAPDSSSSSSQSDSSSSSASDSSASDSSASDSASSSMSDSSSSSASDSSASDSSASDSSASDSSASDSSASDSSASDSSASSSSSSSSESSEEAAAATDAAADAPVDPAAPEHVMVKRDTAVAMLRRHRRAGATPAADLSPLQLESLWEVCEVNLACEHMADTAGIVAAYTAYYGAVPY, from the exons ACATGGCTGCAGAGCCCATCGTGGAGGCTTCCTCTGACCCCGGCGCAGCTGCTGCACCTGACTCTTCGTCCTCGTCCTCCCAATCCGATTCGTCTTCCTCTTCAGCCTCCGACTCTTCTGCCTCCGATTCTTCTGCCTCCGATTCGGCGTCTTCCTCCATGTCtgattcttcctcttcctcagcctCGGACTCCTCTGCTTCCGATTCGTCCGCTTCAGACTCGTCTGCATCGGATTCCTCCGCGTCGGATTCTTCTGCCTCCGATTCCTCTGCCTCCGACTCCTCggcttcctcctcatcctcatcttcatccgaGTCCTCTGAGG aAGCAGCCGCCGCCACAGACGCCGCAGCAGACGCACCAGTGGACCCAGCGGCCCCTGAGCACGTGATGGTCAAGAGGGACACGGCGGTGGCCATGCTCAGGAGACACCGTAGAGCCGGCGCAACGCCCGCCGCCGACCTCTCCCCTCTGCAGCTCGAGAG CTTGTGGGAGGTGTGCGAGGTCAACTTGGCATGCGAGCACATGGCCGATACGGCCGGCATCGTGGCTGCCTACACCGCCTACTACGGTGCTGTGCCGTACTAA